From Daucus carota subsp. sativus chromosome 6, DH1 v3.0, whole genome shotgun sequence, the proteins below share one genomic window:
- the LOC108227343 gene encoding formin-like protein 20 isoform X3 encodes MALFRRFFYRKPPDRLLEISERVYVFDCCFSTNVLKEDEYKLYMGGIVAQLQDYYQDASFMVFNFREGETRSQVSDLLSQYDMTVMEYPREYEGCPLLSLEMIHHFLRSSESWLSLEGQQNVLLMHCERGGWPVLAFMLAGLLLYRKQYTGEQKTLEMVYKQAPKELIHLLSPVNPQPSQLRYLQYISQRSLGSGWPPSDTPLALDCIILRVLPLFGGGKGCRPVVRVYGQDPSSTTANRSSKLLFSTLKTAKRARFYSQEECVLVKLDFHRQVQGDVIIECIHLEDDLVSEELIFRAMFHTAFIRSNVLMLNRDEVDVLWDVKVQFPKDFKAEVLFSDVNAVSIFTRDVSGEDGNETEGASPEEFFEVEEIFSSIDTQVGKGDLGTHIAEDNNVSQRSKSSDDNDSIVWKEDLEPHAFLDCASDDGTPRQDGNRSFNDRTDNKVDEMYSAEFVPDMSITTETKTVTGDMLRSTETEIKLTDIRGTSDNKENEHERKDGPTKMLERQGSHQKISVRVAAGARSITDAMKNEQEGKANPVEMLERQISQRKLSADVPRHNYDSSNPTVTKKVSSLSSKQVADSGSTKQTIKQQDTQGSIPKQAKPNKISRWIPSNKGPYTNSMHVAYPPTRYNSAPPMLALAKDTHLKGNTKARTSDLMSSSESTIFEVDAQTTGDSLLAKATSSPVLESSPVGVVPPAPPLLTLSANIRGTGAQLNCQPPPPPPPPPPPPPLSRAPPPPPPPPFSRASPPPPPPPPPPFSRASPPPPSAFSRVSPPPPPPPPPPPFSRESLNLPQIHMSESLPPPPPPPPPFSRAPHPPPPPPPPLARAPPPPPPLPAARNPPPPPPPPPPPMHGSLPPPMRAAPSPPPPPPPPMRGAPSPPPPPPPPMRGAPSPPPPPMRGAPSPPPPPPPPMRGAPSPPPPPPPPMRGAPSPPPPPMRGPPPPPAPPPPMRGGPPPAPPPPMRGGPPPPPPPLRGGPPPPPPPAFPGRSPTPPSANGGPPPPPPPQKGPPPPPPPGARGPPPPPGPPRPPGGGPPPPPSFGAKGPAADGRGLTAGRGRGLPRPGGMPALAPRRSTLKPLHWSKVTRALQGSLWEELQRNGDLQGSPEFDVSEIESLFSATLPKSSRTGGKSDDRRKSLGSKPDKVHLVDLRRANNTEIMLTKVKMPLPDMMAAALAMDESILDADQVENLIKFCPVKEEMELLKNYTGDKENLGKCEQGWILVEVEY; translated from the exons TTCTATCGCAAACCGCCGGACCGGCTTCTCGAGATCTCTGAAAGAGTTTACG TGTTTGATTGCTGCTTCTCAACTAATGTGTTGAAAGAagatgaatataaattatatatgggTGGCATTGTAGCTCAGCTACAGGATTACTACCAGGATGCTTCTTTTATGGTTTTTAACTTTAGAGAAGGGGAAACTAGGAGCCAAGTTTCAGATTTGTTGTCTCAGTATGATATGACAGTCATGGAGTATCCTCGAGAATATGAGGGATGTCCACTTTTATCGTTAGAAATGATTCATCACTTCTTGCGATCTAGTGAGAGCTGGTTATCTTTGGAAGGCCAACAAAATGTGCTGTTAATGCACTGTGAAAGAGGAGGTTGGCCTGTGCTTGCTTTTATGCTTGCAGGCCTGCTTTTATATCGTAAACAGTACACTGGTGAGCAGAAGACCCTTGAAATGGTGTACAAACAAGCTCCAAAAGAACTTATTCATCTCTTGTCTCCTGTAAATCCACAGCCTTCGCAACTTAGATACCTTCAGTACATTTCCCAGAGAAGTTTGGGTTCCGGTTGGCCACCTTCAGATACACCTCTTGCCTTGGATTGCATTATTCTTAGAGTTCTCCCTTTGTTTGGTGGGGGTAAAGGTTGCAGACCAGTAGTTCGTGTTTATGGGCAGGATCCGTCTTCGACAACAGCCAATAGAAGTTCTAAGctcttgttttcaactttaaaaacAGCAAAGCGTGCTCGATTCTACTCGCAG GAAGAGTGTGTCCTAGTCAAACTAGATTTTCATCGCCAAGTTCAAGGCGATGTTATCATTGAGTGCATTCATTTAGAGGATGATTTGGTAAGTGAAGAATTGATTTTCAGAGCCATGTTCCACACAGCATTTATCCGGTCAAACGTATTGATGTTGAACCGTGATGAAGTTGATGTTCTGTGGGATGTGAAGGTCCAGTTCCCAAAAGACTTTAAGGCTGAG GTACTCTTTTCGGATGTCAATGCTGTATCAATCTTCACCAGAGATGTGTCAGGCGAAGATGGGAATGAGACGGAAGGTGCTTCACCTGAAGAGTTCTTTGAGGTAGAAGAGATATTTAGCAGTATTGACACACAAGTTGGGAAGGGTGACCTTGGCACTCATATAGCTGAAGATAATAATGTTAGTCAAAGAAGTAAATCAAGTGATGACAATGATTCAATAGTTTGGAAAGAAGATCTAGAACCTCACGCATTTCTAGACTGTGCATCAGACGATGGCACTCCAAGGCAGGATGGAAATCGTAGCTTTAATGATAGAACTGATAATAAGGTTGATGAGATGTACTCTGCTGAATTTGTCCCTGACATGTCCATTACTACTGAAACTAAGACAGTGACGGGTGATATGTTAAGGTCTACAGAAACCGAGATAAAGCTTACTGATATCCGCGGCACCTCAGATAACAAAGAAAATGAACATGAAAGGAAGGACGGTCCTACGAAGATGCTTGAAAGACAGGGTTCACATCAAAAGATTAGTGTGAGGGTGGCTGCTGGTGCTCGCAGCATAACTGATGCAATGAAGAATGAACAGGAAGGGAAAGCCAATCCTGTTGAGATGCTAGAAAGGCAAATTTCACAAAGGAAGTTGAGCGCTGATGTTCCAAGACATAACTATGATTCTTCCAACCCAACTGTAACAAAGAAAGTGTCATCCTTAAGTTCAAAACAAGTTGCAGATTCAGGGAGTACTAAACAGACGATCAAACAGCAGGATACTCAAGGCAGTATTCCAAAGCAGGCTAAGCCAAATAAAATATCTAGGTGGATTCCTTCTAACAAAGGTCCTTACACGAATTCAATGCACGTGGCGTATCCACCAACAAGGTACAATAGTGCACCCCCCATGCTAGCTCTAGCGAAGGATACTCATTTAAAAGGCAATACAAAGGCTCGTACTTCAGACCTGATGAGTAGCTCTGAATCAACAATTTTTGAAGTTGATGCCCAGACAACTGGAGATAGTCTACTGGCAAAGGCCACTTCTTCCCCAGTTTTAGAGTCCTCGCCAGTAGGTGTGGTTCCACCGGCTCCGCCCCTGCTTACTTTATCTGCAAACATAAGGGGAACTGGAGCTCAGTTAAACTGTCAACCACCTCCTCCACCGCCGCCgccaccacctccacctccgtTATCAAGAGCTCCACCTCCACCACCCCCACCTCCTTTTTCACGAGCTTCACCTCCGCCTCCGCCTCCACCCCCACCTCCTTTTTCACGAGCCTCACCTCCACCCCCATCTGCTTTTTCTCGAGTGtcacctccacctcctccacccccacccccacctCCTTTTTCTCGAGAATCACTCAATCTACCCCAGATTCATATGTCCGAGAGTTTACCCCCACCACCTCCTCCCCCACCTCCTTTTTCTAGAGCTCCACATCCGCCTCCGCCTCCGCCACCTCCTTTAGCTCGAGCTCCGCCTCCGCCACCACCACTGCCTGCTGCTCGAAATCCACCCCCTCCTCCACCACCGCCACCTCCTCCAATGCATGGATCCTTACCTCCGCCTATGCGTGCAGCCCCATCTCCACCGCCTCCACCCCCTCCGCCTATGCGTGGAGCCCCATCTCCCCCGCCTCCACCCCCTCCGCCTATGCGTGGagccccatctccacctcctcCACCTATGCGTGGAGCCCCATCTCCACCACCTCCGCCTCCTCCGCCTATGCGTGGAGCCCCATCTCCCCCgcctccacctcctccacctATGCGTGGAGCCCCATCTCCACCGCCTCCTCCAATGCGCGGACCACCTCCTCCTCCGGCACCTCCTCCTCCAATGCGTGGAGGGCCACCTCCAGCACCTCCTCCTCCGATGCGTGGAGGACCACCACCGCCTCCACCTCCATTGCGTGGAGGACCGCCTCCACCACCTCCTCCTGCTTTTCCTGGTCGTTCACCAACACCTCCTTCAGCAAATGGAGGCCCCCCACCACCACCTCCCCCGCAAAAAGGGCCACCTCCACCACCTCCTCCTGGAGCACGTGGACCTCCTCCACCTCCTGGACCACCTAGACCTCCAGGTGGTGGCCCTCCTCCCCCTCCATCATTTGGTGCAAAAGGACCAGCAGCTGATGGTCGAGGCTTGACTGCTGGAAGAGGACGTGGGCTCCCCCGTCCAGGAGGCATGCCTGCTCTAGCACCTCGAAGATCTACCTTAAAACCTCTGCACTGGAGCAAGGTGACCCGGGCACTGCAAGGGAGCTTATGGGAAGAACTGCAAAGGAATGGTGATCTTCAGGG tTCACCAGAATTTGATGTGTCAGAAATAGAGTCCCTTTTTTCTGCCACACTCCCAAAGTCGAGCAGGACAGGTGGCAAGTCAGATGACAGGCGGAAGTCTCTTGGATCTAAACCTGACAAAGTTCACCTG GTTGATCTGAGGCGTGCAAACAACACTGAAATAATGCTCACAAAGGTCAAAATGCCACTTCCCGACATGATG GCTGCAGCTTTAGCAATGGATGAATCAATTTTAGATGCTGATCAAGTAGaaaatcttataaaattttGTCCAGTGAAAGAAGAGATGGAACTGCTCAAG AATTACACAGGTGACAAGGAGAATCTGGGAAAGTGTGAACAG GGATGGATCCTGGTCGAGGTTGAATATTGA